The genomic window TTTCGCCGACACGTTGCGGCCGGCCTCGAGCCACGCCTCGCCTTGCGGACCGGCAACGACTGTAAACTCCTTGTCGAACCAGTCGAGCGTCGAGCGCTTGCGCGGCATGTCGAGCCACATGTGGGGAAAGCGTCCGCCCGGCCGGTCGGACGGCCGGTAGACGCGGGTCAGATGCCCGCCATGCGGCGTGCCGTCGGGAATGACCGCGCCCTCTTCATAGGTGAAGCCGAGCGCCTGGCCGATGCTGTGCAAATGGTTGTCGAGATCGTTCACCCAGAAGCGGATGTGATCCTCGTTGCCGGAGCGGACGGCTTCGTCGATCCGCCGGAAGCGGATCATGTTGCCAAAACTGAAATCCGCGTTCGATTGCCCCACCGGCCGGCGTTCGAGATCGTAGCTGTTGAGCAGCTTCTCCGACGCCCAGCCGCGCAGCACATAGACGAGCTTCCAGGCCAGGTTGTGCGCGTCCTGAACGCCCGAGTTGAGGCCAAAACCGCCGGTCGGCGGAAAGCGATGCGCGGCATCGCCGACGAGAAACACGTGGCTCTTGCGAAAACTCGCCGCGACCTGCTTGCTCATGCGCCAGACCGAGCGGTTGAGCAACGTCACTTCGAGATCGGGAACGCCGACATGGGCGCGGATGATCTCGATCATCTCGGCATCGGTCCAGGGCCGCGGCCGATCGTCCTTCTGCTCGCCGATCTGGATGATGGACAGCCAGCGGTCGCGGCCGTTGGTGTTGAGAATGCCGGCGCGCGGCGGCACGCCCGGCGTTTTTGAGTAGACCTGATAGCCGGCGGCCTCGCGCGCCAATGGAAAGCGCGAAAGATCGGCGCGCCAGTATTCGTTCTGCAGCACCGACAGGCAGGCCGGCCCCACCATGTCGATGCCGGCGGCCCGGCGCGTCTGGCTGCCGGCGCCGTCGCAGGCCAGCAGATACCTGGCGTGCCAATGTTCGCTGCGGCCGGTTTCAATCGAGCGGATCTCGCAGATGACACCGTCCTCGACTTCCTCGAAGCCGACGAATTCGGTCGAGAATTGCACCTGCACCAGGTTGGAATGCTCGATGACCCGGTAGATCTCCTCTTCCACCGCATCCTGCGCCACCAGGCATTTCCACGCGGGCGTCTGCCCGAGATTGGGCTCCGGGCGCGACCGGCTGATCTCGCGGCCGGCGATGCTTTCGACCTGCACGAACATGTCGGATTCATCCTGCAGCCCGCGGTCGCGGATCGCCTGCTCGATCCCCCACTGCCGGAAGATCTCCATGGTGCGGACCCAGCAGCCGCGCGATTTCGGATGATCTGTCGTGGTCGGGCTCTTCTCGACGATGACGGCGTCGATCCCGAAGCGGTCGAGCAACAGCCCCATGGCGAGGCCAACCGGTCCGCCGCCAACGATAAGTACCGACGTGCGGCGGGGCGCTTCCGCGGCGATGTCCATGCTCGTTTCCTCTCGATCTACTTTTGGCAGCAGACTGCCCGGTTTTTAGTATCTCACAAGAATATGTTTGATATGATCTCCATCTCAGATCGAGATGGAGGATGGAATGGACCTGCGGCAGCTTCGCTATTTCGTGGCGGTGGCCGAGCGCGGCGGCTTCGGCGCCGCGGCCAGCGCCCTCAACGTCGCGCAGTCGGCGCTCAGCCGCCACGTCAAGGAACTCGAGCACGAATTGGGAGGCGCCTTGCTCGAGCGCGGCGCGCGCGGCGTCTCGGTAACCGAGTCCGGCAAGGTGCTGTTGGCGCGCGGGCGCTGGCTGCTCGGCGCCATCGATGACGTCAAGGCGGAGGTACGCACGGAAAACCGCGAGCCCAGCGGCACGGTGCGGCTGGGAGCGCCCTCGAGCCTCGCCGACAACTTCTACGCGCCGCTGGCAAAGATATTCACCACGCGCTTTCCGCGCGTCCGGCTGGAGTTGAGCGAGGGCCTGACCGAGACGATGTGCGATCATCTGCTGCGCGCGGAGCTCGACCTCGCCATCGTCACCACGCCGCAACCCAACGACCATCTCGACTACGAAACGCTGGTGGTCGAGCCGGTCTTCCTGATCGGTCCGCCGCGCGATCCCAGGCTCAAGCGCGGCCGGCTGACGCGCAAGGAGGTCAATGATCTGCCGACCGCCGTCGTACCACTCAGCCGCAACCCGTTCCCGCCAGACGTGCCGTTCTCCTTGCGGGTCGAGAGCACCACGCCGATGAAACAGATCGTGGGCTCGGGACTTGGCTACGGGCTGTTGCCGTTCTCGGGGATTCACCAGGAAGTGGCGGCCGGCACCCTGTCGGCGGCGCTCTTGCCATGGATGCGCGCCGACCGCGTCCTCGCCCTGCCGCGGGGCCGGCCCGTTAGCCGCGCCACCCGCGAAGTCGTTGCAGCTTTAAAGGAGGTCTGCAGCAATCTTATCGACGACGGCAAGATCCTGACGATGCCGACGCGCGCGAGATCGCGCTAAACCAAAGCTATTCCTTCATGACAGTGACCGCTAGCTCCTTGTTGAGCGATCGCAGCATGATGGGCGAGATTGGCTTCACGGACCGCTTTATCTGTTGGAGAAAGACCGGCCGTAAGATAGCGCACATCGCGCGGCGAGCCGCCCCCATCGATCGTACGAAATCGTAGAAAATCGTGAGCTAGCGTAAAAAATCGGGCAATGGCGGAGAGAGTGGGATTCGAACCCACGGTACGGTTTCCCGCACACACGCTTTCCAAGCGTGCGCCTTAAGCCACTCGGCCATCTCTCCGGAGCGCCCTCTCTTGAAGGGGCGCCGACGATTTTGCAAGGGATCGCGGGTAAATCGGGCGAATTTTCCGCAACATATTGTATTTACGAGAGAATATCTGATGCCGATCGACGCCCGATCCGCCCGTCAGCTGAACCTGCGGCGGGTTTGGGGCGACGATTCACGTGAGGACGCCAAACCGCCAGGGGGATGCCATGACCGTCTGCAAGACCATCACTGCGCTGAGCCTGATTTCGGCCCTGGGTGTCGCCCTCGCCACGCCGGCGATGGCGCAGGTCTGCACCCGGCAGGGCGTTGACGTGAACTGCGACGACGGGCGGCGCGGGGTGCTTTCGGGCGATGCCATCATCTGGCCGGACGGCACCCGCTCGAGCTCGACGCCGCATCCGAGCGTGATCATCGGCAACAAGAGCTCGGTGCATGTCGGGCCCGGCGTGTTCGTCGGCCAGGGCAAGGGCATCGTGCCGCTGGACGATCCCAATGCACCGAACAAGCGGCAGTGCGCGATACTGGACGGCGTGTCGTATTGCTATTGACGCAGTCGTTCTCTCTCTCCCCGTAAGAACGGGGAGAGAGAGGGGGAGACCTCAATTCAGCTTCTCGATCGCAACCGCGACACCCTGGCCGACGCCGACGCACATGGTGGCCAGCGCGAGCTTGCCGCCGCGCTTTTCCATGCCATGCACGGCGGTGAGCGCGAGACGGGCGCCGCTCATGCCGAGGGGATGGCCGAGCGCGATGGCGCCACCATGCGGATTGACGAAGTCGGCATCATCAGGCACGCCGAGCTGACGCATGCAGGCGATGCCCTGCGAGGCGAAAGCTTCGTTCAGCTCGATCAAATCGAAATCGCTGATCTTCTTGCCGAGCCGCTCCATCAGCTTGCGGGTCGCCGGCACAGGTCCAATGCCCATGATGCGCGGTGGCACGCCGGCCGAGGCGAGGCCGAGAATGCGTGCGCGGGGCGTCAGGCCGTGCCTCTTCACTGCGGCTTCGGATGCGAGGATCATCGCGGCGGCGCCGTCATTGACGCCGGAGGCGTTGCCGGCGGTGACCGTGCCCGGATTGCGCACGATCGGCTTCAGCTTGGCGAGGCCCTCCAACGTCGTCTCGGGCCGCGGATGCTCGTCCTTGTCGACTGTGATGGGGCCGGCCTTGCCGCCGGGAATCGTGATCGGCGTGATCTCTTCCGCAAAATAGCCGGCCGCAATCGCCGCGCCCGCACGCTGCTGCGAGCGGATGGCGAAGGCATCCTGGTCGGCGCGCGCGACCTGGAATTCCTCGGCGACGTTCTCGCCGGTCTCGGGCATCGCATCGACGCCGTACTGCGCCTTGAGCAGCGGATTGATGAAGCGCCAGCCGATCGTGGTGTCGAAGATCTCGGCAGAGCGCGAGAATGCCTCCTGTGCCTTGCCCATCACGAAGGGCGCGCGGGTCATCGACTCGACGCCGCCGGCAATCGCAAGCTCGATCTCGCCGGAGCGGATCGCGCGCCCCGCAGCGCCGACCGCATCCAGGCCGGAGGCGCAGAGCCGGTTCAGGGTCTGGCCGGGAACCGAATCCGGCAAGCCCGCAAGCAGAAGCGCCATGCGTGCGACGTTGCGATTGTCCTCGCCGGCCTGATTGGCGCAGCCGAAGAACACTTCGTCGACCTGGGCCCAGTCGAGATTGGGATGCTTGGCCATCAGCGCCTTGATCGGGGTAGCGGCGAGGTCATCGGCGCGCACCTTGGCGAGTGAGCCGCCGAAACGGCCGATCGGGGTCCGCACGGCATCGCAGATAAAGACGTCACGCATCGTTGTTCTCCCTGAATGCCGCGATCCGGCCCAAATTCTTCAATGTCCGCGGAGTTTTAAGAGGGCGCCCGCGGCAGGTCAATTGACGGTTTCGCGTGCGTTTTGCAGGGGCCTGCCGTTCGCCACGCATGCCGCGGTGCGGACAACGTGGAAAACCTCGCCTCTCCGGCCAAAGCGATAGGAGCAAGGGACGAAATTTTGTAGGTTGCGCCGCCCATGACAATGCAACAGCCCATTCCCGCGCCAGAGCCCGAATCCACGCCCGCTCCGCCAGCGGAAGCCGCCGCGCGCGTGACGCCGATGATGGAACAGTACCTTGAAATCAAGGCGGCGCATCAGGGCTTGCTGCTGTTCTACCGGATGGGCGACTTCTACGAATTGTTCTTCGAGGACGCCGAGATTGCCTCCAAGACGCTCGGCATCGTCTTGACCAAGCGCGGCAAGCATCAGGGCAACGACATCCCGATGTGCGGAGTGCCGGTCGAGCGCTCCGAGGATTATCTGCACCGCCTGATATCAGCCGGCCACCGCGTCGCGGTGTGCGAGCAGACCGAGGATCCCGCCGCGGCGAAAGCGCGCGGCAACAAGAGCGTGGTCCGCCGCGGCGTGGTGCGGCTGGTCACGCCGGGCACGCTGACCGAGGACACGCTGTTGGATGCGCGCGCCAACAACTACCTGTTGGCGATCGCGCGCGCCCGCTCCTCCGCCGGCGGCGACCGCTTTGGCCTTGCCTGGATCGACATCTCGACCGCCGAATTCATGGTCACCGAATGCTCTAGCGGCGAGCTTGCCGCGACGCTGGCGCGCATCAATCCGAACGAGGCGATCGTCACCGACGCGCTCTACAACGACAGCGAGCTCGGACAGACCCTGGGCGAGCTGCCGGCGGTGACGCCGCTGACCCGCGACGTCTTCGACGGCGCCACTGCCGAAAAGCGGCTGTGCGATTATTTCGCGGTCGCGACCATGGACGGGCTGGCGCAGCTCACGCGGCTGGAAGCCACGGCTGCGGCCGCCGCCGTCACCTATGTAGACCGCACCCAGGTCGGCAAGCATCCGCCGCTGTCGCCGCCAGCGCGCGAGGCCTCGGGCGCGACCATGGCGATCGATCCCGCCACCCGCGCCAATCTCGAATTGACGCGCACGCTCGCCGGCGAACGCCGTGGCTCGCTGCTCGACGCCATCGACTGCACCGTGACCTCGGCCGGCTCGCGCCTGCTGGCGCAGCGTCTGGCGGCGCCGCTGACCGATGCGCCGGCGATCGCGCGGCGGCTCGACGCAGTCAGCACCTTCGTTGCCGATTCGGCAACGCGCGAAGACATCCGCAGCATCCTGCGCGGCGCCCCCGACATGTCGCGGGCGCTGGCCCGTCTCTCGGTCGGCCGCGGCGGACCGCGCGACCTCGCCGGCATCCGCGACGGCATCATCGCAGCCGACCAGGCGCTGGCGCGGCTAGGCGAGCTCGACCAGCCGCCGCACGAGATCGCGGCGGTGATGACGGCGCTGCAAAAGCCGTCGCGCGAGGTCGCATCCGAGTTTGCCAGCGCGCTCGACGAGCAATTGCCGCTGATCAAGCGCGACGGTGGCTTCGTGCGTCAAGGCTTTGAGCCCGCGCTGGACGAAGCCCGCAATCTGCGCGATGCCTCGCGCCTGGTGGTGGCCTCGATGCAGGCCCGCTACGCCGACCAAACCGGCGTGAAGGCCCTGAAGATCCGGCACAACAACGTGCTGGGCTACTTCGTCGAGGTGACCGCGCAGCACGGCGACAAGCTGATGTCGCCGCCCCTGAATGCGACTTTCATTCATCGCCAGACGCTGGCTGGCCAGGTGCGCTTCACGACCTCCGAACTCGGTGAGATCGAGGCCAAGATCGCCAATGCCGGCGACCGTGCGCTCGGGATCGAGCTCGAAATCTTCGAGCGACTGTCCGCCAAGGCGCTCGAGATCAGTGAAGATTTGCGCGCCGCCGCGCACGGCTTTGCGCTGCTCGATGTCGCGACGTCGCTGGCCAAGCTCGCGGTCGACGAGAAC from Bradyrhizobium zhanjiangense includes these protein-coding regions:
- a CDS encoding FAD-dependent monooxygenase encodes the protein MDIAAEAPRRTSVLIVGGGPVGLAMGLLLDRFGIDAVIVEKSPTTTDHPKSRGCWVRTMEIFRQWGIEQAIRDRGLQDESDMFVQVESIAGREISRSRPEPNLGQTPAWKCLVAQDAVEEEIYRVIEHSNLVQVQFSTEFVGFEEVEDGVICEIRSIETGRSEHWHARYLLACDGAGSQTRRAAGIDMVGPACLSVLQNEYWRADLSRFPLAREAAGYQVYSKTPGVPPRAGILNTNGRDRWLSIIQIGEQKDDRPRPWTDAEMIEIIRAHVGVPDLEVTLLNRSVWRMSKQVAASFRKSHVFLVGDAAHRFPPTGGFGLNSGVQDAHNLAWKLVYVLRGWASEKLLNSYDLERRPVGQSNADFSFGNMIRFRRIDEAVRSGNEDHIRFWVNDLDNHLHSIGQALGFTYEEGAVIPDGTPHGGHLTRVYRPSDRPGGRFPHMWLDMPRKRSTLDWFDKEFTVVAGPQGEAWLEAGRNVSAKTGLQLNLQQLPHAHPADGIQMGPRGAVLVRPDGHVAWRMPYIPSDPAR
- the pcaF gene encoding 3-oxoadipyl-CoA thiolase, which encodes MRDVFICDAVRTPIGRFGGSLAKVRADDLAATPIKALMAKHPNLDWAQVDEVFFGCANQAGEDNRNVARMALLLAGLPDSVPGQTLNRLCASGLDAVGAAGRAIRSGEIELAIAGGVESMTRAPFVMGKAQEAFSRSAEIFDTTIGWRFINPLLKAQYGVDAMPETGENVAEEFQVARADQDAFAIRSQQRAGAAIAAGYFAEEITPITIPGGKAGPITVDKDEHPRPETTLEGLAKLKPIVRNPGTVTAGNASGVNDGAAAMILASEAAVKRHGLTPRARILGLASAGVPPRIMGIGPVPATRKLMERLGKKISDFDLIELNEAFASQGIACMRQLGVPDDADFVNPHGGAIALGHPLGMSGARLALTAVHGMEKRGGKLALATMCVGVGQGVAVAIEKLN
- a CDS encoding LysR family transcriptional regulator, encoding MDLRQLRYFVAVAERGGFGAAASALNVAQSALSRHVKELEHELGGALLERGARGVSVTESGKVLLARGRWLLGAIDDVKAEVRTENREPSGTVRLGAPSSLADNFYAPLAKIFTTRFPRVRLELSEGLTETMCDHLLRAELDLAIVTTPQPNDHLDYETLVVEPVFLIGPPRDPRLKRGRLTRKEVNDLPTAVVPLSRNPFPPDVPFSLRVESTTPMKQIVGSGLGYGLLPFSGIHQEVAAGTLSAALLPWMRADRVLALPRGRPVSRATREVVAALKEVCSNLIDDGKILTMPTRARSR
- the mutS gene encoding DNA mismatch repair protein MutS: MTMQQPIPAPEPESTPAPPAEAAARVTPMMEQYLEIKAAHQGLLLFYRMGDFYELFFEDAEIASKTLGIVLTKRGKHQGNDIPMCGVPVERSEDYLHRLISAGHRVAVCEQTEDPAAAKARGNKSVVRRGVVRLVTPGTLTEDTLLDARANNYLLAIARARSSAGGDRFGLAWIDISTAEFMVTECSSGELAATLARINPNEAIVTDALYNDSELGQTLGELPAVTPLTRDVFDGATAEKRLCDYFAVATMDGLAQLTRLEATAAAAAVTYVDRTQVGKHPPLSPPAREASGATMAIDPATRANLELTRTLAGERRGSLLDAIDCTVTSAGSRLLAQRLAAPLTDAPAIARRLDAVSTFVADSATREDIRSILRGAPDMSRALARLSVGRGGPRDLAGIRDGIIAADQALARLGELDQPPHEIAAVMTALQKPSREVASEFASALDEQLPLIKRDGGFVRQGFEPALDEARNLRDASRLVVASMQARYADQTGVKALKIRHNNVLGYFVEVTAQHGDKLMSPPLNATFIHRQTLAGQVRFTTSELGEIEAKIANAGDRALGIELEIFERLSAKALEISEDLRAAAHGFALLDVATSLAKLAVDENYVRPEVDTSLGFAIEAGRHPVVEQALKRNGEPFIANACDLSPAPGQKSGQLWLLTGPNMAGKSTFLRQNALIALMAQIGSFVPATRARIGIVDRLFSRVGAADDLARGRSTFMVEMVETAAILNQAGERALVILDEIGRGTATFDGLSIAWAAIEHLHESNRCRTLFATHYHELTALSAKLPRMFNATVRVKEWQGNVVFLHEVLPGSADRSYGIQVAKLAGLPPAVITRAKSVLAKLEAQDRGQTARALADDLPLFAVPSRAAAEAAPPSEAELLMEAVKALHPDEMSPREALDALYALKAKLPKQS